In the Pseudomonas sp. DTU_2021_1001937_2_SI_NGA_ILE_001 genome, one interval contains:
- a CDS encoding ligase-associated DNA damage response DEXH box helicase: protein MSKSPDIARAWFESLGWSPFPFQKQVWAAVERGESGLLHASTGSGKTYAVWLAALQRFAARPAVPAKGKDKNAPLTVAWITPMRALAADTQRSLLAPLQALDIPWSVGLRTGDISSSERARQGRRLPSALVTTPESLTLLLARADAQAALGNLQMVVVDEWHELLGNKRGVQLQLALARLRRWNPRLIVWGISATLGNQEHARQVLLGDTGVSVQGKVVKDLLVDTLLPPAIERFPWAGHMGLSMLKQVVAEVEASSSCLLFTNTRSQSELWYQALLQARPDWAGLIALHHGSLAREVRDWVERALKDGQLKAVVCTSSLDLGVDFLPVERVLQIGSAKGIARLMQRAGRSGHAPGRRSRVTLVPTHSLELVEAAAAEAAVAARMIEPRLSPHQPLDVLVQHLVSMALGGGFRPDELYEEVKGAWAYRDLDPAHWQWALAFVRNGGHSLTAYPDYRRVEPDQHGIWRVPDARLARRHRMSIGTIVSDASIQVKYWKKGASSLGSVEEGFIARLRPGDNFLFGGRLLELVRVEDMTAYVKRATGRKAAVPRWNGGRMPLSSELAEAVVAQFDAAAHGHFDSPPLQAVRPLLDVQRQWSALPQSDRLLAETLKSREGWHLFLYPFAGRHVHLGLASLLAWRLGQRQPLSFSMAVNDYGLELLSASEVDWAALLDSGELFSEEHLAEHILASLNASELAQRRFREIARIGGLVFSGYPGAAKSTRQLQASSGLFFEVFKQYDADNGLLLQAHEEVLSLELDYQRLQTTLQRMARQPLDLHPLKRATPLAFPLMVERLRESLSSEKLADRIARMVRDLEKAAGPETTA, encoded by the coding sequence ATGAGCAAATCGCCCGACATCGCAAGAGCCTGGTTCGAGTCCTTGGGCTGGAGCCCATTCCCCTTCCAGAAGCAGGTCTGGGCTGCGGTCGAACGCGGCGAATCCGGCCTGCTGCATGCCAGCACCGGCTCGGGCAAGACCTACGCCGTGTGGCTGGCGGCGCTACAACGCTTCGCCGCACGCCCCGCCGTCCCCGCCAAGGGCAAGGACAAGAATGCGCCGTTGACGGTAGCGTGGATCACCCCGATGCGCGCGCTGGCCGCCGATACCCAGCGCTCGCTGCTGGCGCCGTTGCAGGCCCTGGACATTCCCTGGTCGGTGGGCCTGCGCACCGGTGACATCTCCAGCAGCGAACGGGCTCGCCAGGGAAGGCGCCTGCCCAGCGCGCTGGTAACCACCCCGGAAAGCCTGACCCTGCTGCTGGCCCGCGCCGATGCCCAGGCCGCCCTGGGTAACCTGCAGATGGTCGTGGTCGACGAATGGCACGAGTTGCTTGGCAACAAACGCGGCGTGCAGTTGCAACTGGCGCTGGCGCGGCTGCGCCGCTGGAACCCCAGGCTGATCGTGTGGGGTATTTCCGCGACCCTGGGCAACCAGGAACACGCCCGCCAGGTGCTGCTGGGCGATACCGGAGTCAGCGTGCAGGGCAAGGTGGTCAAGGACCTGCTGGTCGACACCCTGCTGCCGCCGGCCATCGAACGCTTTCCCTGGGCCGGGCACATGGGCCTGTCGATGCTCAAGCAAGTGGTCGCCGAGGTCGAAGCCAGCAGCAGTTGCCTACTGTTCACCAATACCCGCTCGCAATCGGAGCTGTGGTACCAGGCGCTGCTGCAGGCGCGCCCGGACTGGGCCGGGTTGATCGCCCTGCACCATGGCTCGCTGGCCCGCGAGGTGCGCGACTGGGTGGAGCGCGCGCTGAAAGACGGCCAGCTCAAGGCTGTGGTGTGTACCTCGAGCCTGGATCTGGGCGTGGATTTCCTGCCGGTCGAACGCGTGCTGCAGATCGGCTCGGCCAAGGGTATCGCGCGCCTGATGCAACGCGCCGGGCGTTCCGGCCATGCACCGGGGCGCCGCTCGCGGGTGACCCTGGTACCGACCCACAGCCTGGAGCTGGTGGAAGCTGCTGCTGCCGAAGCCGCCGTGGCGGCGCGCATGATCGAACCGCGCCTATCGCCGCATCAGCCCCTGGATGTGCTGGTGCAGCATCTGGTGAGCATGGCCTTGGGTGGCGGCTTTCGCCCCGACGAACTGTACGAAGAGGTCAAGGGCGCGTGGGCCTATCGCGACCTCGACCCAGCCCATTGGCAATGGGCACTGGCCTTCGTACGCAACGGCGGTCACTCACTGACCGCCTACCCCGACTACCGCCGCGTGGAACCCGACCAGCACGGGATATGGCGCGTACCCGACGCACGCCTGGCGCGGCGGCACCGCATGAGCATCGGCACCATCGTCAGCGACGCCAGCATCCAGGTGAAGTACTGGAAAAAAGGCGCCAGTTCACTGGGCAGCGTCGAGGAAGGCTTCATCGCCCGCCTGCGCCCCGGCGACAACTTCCTGTTCGGGGGGCGGCTGCTGGAGCTGGTACGGGTCGAAGACATGACCGCCTACGTCAAACGTGCCACGGGCCGCAAGGCCGCCGTACCGCGCTGGAATGGCGGGCGCATGCCGCTGTCCAGCGAATTGGCCGAAGCCGTGGTGGCGCAGTTCGATGCCGCTGCCCATGGCCATTTCGACAGCCCACCCCTGCAGGCGGTACGACCGCTGCTGGACGTGCAGCGGCAATGGTCAGCGTTACCGCAAAGCGACCGCTTGCTGGCCGAAACCCTGAAGTCCCGCGAGGGCTGGCACCTGTTCCTCTACCCCTTCGCCGGTCGCCATGTGCACCTGGGGCTGGCCAGCCTGCTGGCCTGGCGCCTTGGCCAGCGCCAGCCGCTGAGCTTTTCCATGGCGGTCAATGACTATGGCCTGGAGCTGCTCAGCGCCAGCGAAGTGGACTGGGCCGCGTTACTCGACAGCGGCGAGCTGTTCAGCGAAGAGCACCTGGCCGAGCACATCCTCGCCAGCCTGAATGCCAGCGAGCTGGCGCAGCGGCGCTTTCGCGAGATCGCCCGCATCGGCGGGCTGGTGTTTTCCGGCTACCCCGGCGCGGCGAAAAGCACCCGCCAGCTGCAGGCCTCCAGCGGGCTGTTCTTCGAGGTCTTCAAGCAATACGATGCCGACAACGGCCTGCTGCTGCAGGCCCATGAGGAGGTGCTGAGCCTGGAACTGGACTACCAGCGCCTGCAGACCACCCTGCAAAGGATGGCCCGCCAGCCTCTGGACCTGCACCCGCTCAAACGCGCCACGCCGCTGGCTTTTCCGTTGATGGTCGAACGCCTGCGCGAGAGCCTGAGCAGCGAGAAACTCGCCGACCGCATCGCGCGCATGGTCCGCGACCTGGAAAAAGCCGCCGGCCCGGAAACCACCGCATGA
- a CDS encoding ABC transporter ATP-binding protein: MYKLTIDGLHKSYGDNEVLKGVSLKAQSGDVICLIGASGSGKSTFLRCINFLEQPNDGAMSLDGQPVRMVQDKDGMRVADPEELQRLRTRLAMVFQHFNLWAHMTVLENITMAPRRVLGVPKAEAEARARKYLEKVGLPERVAEQYPAFLSGGQQQRVAIARALAMEPDIMLFDEPTSALDPELVGEVLKVIQSLAEEGRTMILVTHEMGFARKVATQVVFLHKGQIEESGHPDQVLNNPQSERLQQFLSGNLK, translated from the coding sequence ATGTACAAACTGACCATCGACGGCCTGCACAAGAGCTACGGCGACAACGAAGTGCTCAAGGGCGTCTCGCTCAAGGCCCAGAGTGGCGATGTGATCTGCCTGATCGGCGCCAGCGGCTCGGGCAAGAGCACCTTCCTGCGCTGCATCAACTTCCTCGAACAGCCCAACGACGGCGCCATGAGCCTCGACGGCCAGCCGGTGCGCATGGTTCAGGACAAGGACGGCATGCGCGTCGCCGACCCCGAGGAGCTGCAACGCCTGCGTACCCGCCTGGCCATGGTGTTCCAGCATTTCAACCTGTGGGCGCACATGACCGTGCTGGAGAACATCACCATGGCGCCGCGCCGCGTGCTGGGCGTGCCCAAGGCCGAAGCCGAGGCGCGGGCGCGCAAGTACCTGGAGAAGGTCGGCCTGCCAGAGCGGGTCGCCGAGCAGTACCCGGCCTTCCTTTCCGGCGGCCAGCAGCAACGCGTGGCAATCGCCCGCGCGCTGGCCATGGAGCCGGACATCATGCTGTTCGACGAACCGACCTCGGCGCTGGACCCGGAGCTGGTCGGCGAAGTGCTCAAGGTCATCCAGAGCCTGGCCGAGGAAGGTCGCACGATGATCCTGGTCACCCATGAAATGGGCTTTGCGCGCAAGGTCGCCACCCAGGTGGTGTTCCTGCACAAGGGCCAGATCGAAGAATCCGGCCATCCCGACCAGGTGCTCAACAACCCGCAGAGCGAACGCCTGCAGCAGTTCCTCAGCGGCAACCTCAAGTAG
- a CDS encoding ATP-dependent DNA ligase has product MKAFAELYARLDATTSSNAKLAALHDYFAQAPAEDAAWAVYFLAGGRPRQLVPTRVLREQATELSGLPTWLFEESYQAVGDLAETLSLLLPHAEQGDDAGLAIWLEQRLLPLRGLPAEELAQRLPALWAQLDRSSLMVCIKLITGSFRVGVSKLLVTRALAYLAGLDSKRVAQRLVGYTDLSHRPGAASFHRLIAPESTDEHAQRGGQPYPFFLAHALQQPVEQFDTLLGSVQDWLVEWKWDGIRAQVVKRDGRLWIWSRGEELVTERFPELHSLAQVLPDGTVIDGEIVVWKAPAAPPAEQSAFSLDPLPEAEPWVQPFALLQQRIGRKTLGKKILADAPVVLLGYDLLEWQGHDWRSHPQHARRAQLDRLIADSRSAVLLASPVLHGQNWHDLARLREDARRLGVEGMMLKAREALYGVGRTKDMGVWWKWKLDPFSVDAVLIYAQRGHGRRASLYSDYTFAVWDGPPEARERTLVPFAKAYSGLTDEEMRKVDAIIRKTTVEKFGPVRSVTPTLVFELGFEGIALSKRHKSGIAVRFPRMLRWRHDKPVEEADSLATLQDLLA; this is encoded by the coding sequence ATGAAGGCCTTCGCCGAACTCTATGCGCGCCTGGACGCCACCACCTCCAGCAACGCCAAACTCGCCGCGCTGCACGACTATTTTGCCCAGGCCCCTGCCGAAGACGCCGCCTGGGCCGTGTACTTTCTCGCCGGAGGGCGGCCCCGGCAACTGGTGCCGACCCGTGTGCTGCGCGAACAGGCCACCGAGCTGAGCGGCCTGCCAACCTGGCTGTTCGAGGAAAGCTACCAGGCGGTAGGCGATCTGGCCGAGACGCTGTCGCTGTTGTTGCCCCATGCCGAACAGGGTGACGACGCCGGCCTGGCGATCTGGCTGGAACAACGCCTGCTGCCGTTGCGCGGCCTGCCAGCAGAGGAACTGGCGCAGCGCCTGCCAGCGCTGTGGGCGCAGCTGGATCGCAGCAGCCTGATGGTGTGCATCAAGCTGATTACCGGCAGCTTCCGGGTCGGCGTCTCCAAGCTGCTGGTCACCCGCGCCCTGGCGTACCTCGCCGGGCTGGACAGCAAGCGGGTTGCACAACGGCTGGTCGGCTACACGGACCTTTCGCACCGCCCTGGTGCAGCATCCTTCCACCGCCTGATCGCGCCGGAGTCGACCGATGAACATGCCCAGCGCGGTGGTCAGCCCTACCCGTTCTTTCTCGCCCATGCGCTGCAGCAGCCGGTGGAGCAGTTCGACACCCTGCTGGGGTCGGTGCAGGACTGGCTGGTGGAGTGGAAGTGGGATGGCATCCGCGCGCAGGTGGTCAAGCGCGACGGCAGGCTATGGATCTGGTCACGCGGCGAAGAGCTGGTCACCGAGCGCTTTCCGGAGCTGCACAGCCTGGCCCAGGTGTTACCGGATGGCACCGTGATCGACGGTGAGATCGTGGTGTGGAAGGCGCCCGCAGCGCCCCCTGCCGAACAGTCGGCGTTCAGCCTCGATCCGCTGCCCGAGGCCGAGCCTTGGGTGCAACCCTTCGCCCTGCTGCAACAACGCATCGGGCGCAAGACCCTGGGCAAGAAGATCCTCGCCGACGCCCCGGTCGTACTGCTGGGCTACGACCTGCTGGAGTGGCAGGGTCACGACTGGCGCAGCCACCCGCAGCACGCGCGCCGCGCCCAGCTGGACCGGTTGATCGCCGACAGCCGCAGCGCGGTCTTGCTGGCTTCCCCGGTATTGCACGGCCAGAACTGGCATGACCTCGCCCGGCTGCGCGAAGACGCTCGGCGCCTGGGCGTCGAGGGCATGATGCTCAAGGCCCGCGAGGCGCTTTATGGCGTCGGACGCACCAAGGACATGGGCGTGTGGTGGAAGTGGAAACTCGACCCGTTCAGCGTCGATGCCGTGCTGATCTACGCCCAGCGTGGCCATGGCCGCCGTGCCAGCCTGTACAGCGACTACACCTTCGCCGTCTGGGACGGCCCGCCCGAGGCCCGCGAGCGCACGCTGGTGCCGTTCGCCAAGGCCTATTCGGGGCTGACCGACGAAGAAATGCGCAAGGTCGATGCAATCATCCGCAAGACCACGGTGGAAAAGTTCGGCCCGGTGCGCAGCGTCACCCCGACCCTGGTGTTCGAGCTGGGCTTCGAAGGCATCGCCTTGTCAAAACGCCACAAGAGCGGCATCGCCGTGCGCTTTCCCAGAATGCTGCGCTGGCGCCATGACAAGCCGGTCGAAGAAGCCGACAGCCTGGCCACCCTTCAAGACCTGCTGGCCTGA
- a CDS encoding ABC transporter permease: MLDTLLNHLGLSAFSLRGFGPLLLEGTWMTVKLSVFSLALSILLGLIGASAKLSGSPLLRVPAQVYTTLIRGVPDLVLMLLIFYSLQTGLTLLTDAMEWEYIEIDPFSAGVITLGFIYGAYFTETFRGAILSVPRGQVEAAIAYGLKRGQRFRYVVFPQMMRFALPGIGNNWQVLLKATALVSIIGLADLVKASQDAGKSTYQLFYFLVLAAFIYLMITSASNVALRWAERRYAVGTREAKR; this comes from the coding sequence ATGCTCGACACACTGCTAAACCATCTGGGACTTTCGGCTTTCAGCCTCAGGGGCTTCGGCCCGCTGCTGCTCGAAGGCACATGGATGACCGTCAAACTGTCCGTCTTCTCGCTGGCTCTGAGCATCCTGCTCGGCCTGATCGGCGCCAGTGCCAAGCTGTCCGGCTCGCCGCTGCTGCGTGTTCCGGCACAGGTCTACACCACCCTGATTCGCGGCGTGCCCGACCTGGTGCTGATGCTGCTGATCTTCTACAGCCTGCAGACCGGGCTGACCCTGCTCACCGACGCTATGGAATGGGAATACATCGAGATCGACCCGTTCAGCGCCGGGGTCATCACCCTGGGCTTCATCTATGGCGCCTATTTCACTGAGACCTTCCGTGGCGCGATCCTCTCGGTGCCGCGCGGGCAGGTCGAGGCCGCCATCGCCTACGGTCTCAAGCGTGGCCAGCGGTTCCGCTACGTGGTGTTTCCGCAAATGATGCGCTTCGCTCTGCCGGGCATCGGCAACAACTGGCAGGTGCTGCTCAAGGCCACCGCGCTGGTGTCGATCATCGGCCTGGCCGACCTGGTCAAGGCGTCCCAGGACGCTGGCAAGAGCACCTACCAGCTGTTCTATTTCCTGGTCCTGGCGGCCTTCATCTACCTGATGATCACCAGCGCCTCCAACGTCGCCCTGCGCTGGGCTGAGCGACGCTATGCCGTGGGTACGCGGGAGGCCAAGCGATGA
- a CDS encoding ABC transporter permease, with protein MIELLKEYWQPFLYSDGVHITGLAMTMWLLSASIAMGFCLSIPLSIARVSERRWLRWPVQFYTYVFRGTPLYIQLLICYTGIYSIAAVREQPLLDAFFRDAMNCTILAFTLNTCAYTTEIFAGAIRSMAHGEVEAAKAYGLSGWKLYAHVIMPSVLRRSLPYYSNEVILMLHSTTVAFTATVPDILKVARDANSATFMTFQSFGIAALLYLSVTFILVGLFRLAERRWLAFLGPAH; from the coding sequence ATGATCGAACTGCTCAAGGAATACTGGCAGCCGTTCCTGTACAGCGACGGCGTGCACATCACCGGCCTGGCCATGACCATGTGGCTGCTCAGCGCCTCCATCGCCATGGGCTTCTGCCTGTCGATCCCGCTGTCCATCGCACGGGTCTCGGAGCGCCGCTGGCTGCGCTGGCCGGTGCAGTTCTACACCTATGTGTTCCGTGGCACGCCGCTGTATATCCAGCTGCTGATCTGCTACACCGGCATCTACAGCATCGCCGCCGTGCGCGAGCAACCGTTGCTCGATGCGTTTTTCCGCGATGCGATGAACTGCACCATCCTGGCCTTCACCCTCAACACCTGTGCCTACACCACCGAGATCTTCGCCGGTGCGATCCGCAGCATGGCCCACGGAGAAGTCGAAGCGGCCAAGGCCTACGGGCTGTCGGGCTGGAAGCTGTATGCCCACGTGATCATGCCGTCGGTGCTGCGCCGCTCGCTGCCGTACTACAGCAACGAAGTGATCCTGATGCTGCACTCCACCACCGTGGCCTTCACCGCCACCGTGCCGGACATTCTCAAGGTGGCGCGCGACGCCAACTCGGCAACCTTCATGACCTTCCAGTCGTTCGGCATCGCCGCGCTGCTGTACCTGAGCGTCACCTTCATACTGGTCGGGCTGTTTCGCCTGGCCGAACGCCGCTGGCTGGCCTTTCTCGGCCCCGCTCACTAG
- a CDS encoding transporter substrate-binding domain-containing protein: MKKAWLTLSALALCVAAGSAMAKEYKELRFGVDPSYAPFESKAADGSLQGFDIDLGNAICKELKVTCKWVESDFDGMIPGLKARKFDGVISSMTVTPAREKVIDFSDELFSGPTSLVFKKGSGLSTDLASLKGKTVGYEQGTIQEAYAKAVLDKAGVTTKAYANQDQVYADLVSGRLDASIQDMLQAELGFLKSPQGADYVVSEPVNSELLPSKTAIGIAKGNTELKALLNKGIKALHDDGTYAAIQKKHFGDLNLYSGK; the protein is encoded by the coding sequence ATGAAGAAAGCATGGTTGACCCTGTCCGCACTGGCTCTGTGCGTCGCTGCCGGTAGCGCGATGGCCAAGGAATACAAGGAACTGCGCTTTGGCGTCGATCCGTCCTACGCTCCATTCGAATCCAAGGCCGCCGACGGCAGCCTGCAAGGCTTCGACATCGACCTGGGCAACGCGATCTGCAAGGAACTGAAGGTCACCTGCAAGTGGGTAGAAAGCGATTTCGACGGCATGATTCCAGGCCTGAAAGCCCGTAAGTTCGATGGCGTGATCTCGTCGATGACCGTGACCCCGGCCCGTGAGAAGGTCATCGACTTCTCCGATGAGCTGTTCTCCGGCCCAACCTCGCTGGTATTCAAGAAGGGCTCCGGCCTGTCTACCGATCTCGCCAGCCTGAAAGGCAAGACCGTGGGCTACGAGCAGGGCACCATCCAGGAAGCCTATGCCAAGGCCGTGCTGGACAAGGCCGGCGTGACCACCAAAGCCTACGCCAACCAGGACCAGGTGTACGCCGACCTGGTGTCGGGCCGCCTCGACGCGTCGATCCAGGACATGCTGCAGGCCGAACTGGGCTTCCTCAAGTCGCCTCAGGGCGCTGACTACGTGGTCAGCGAGCCGGTCAACAGCGAACTGCTGCCGTCCAAGACCGCCATCGGTATCGCCAAAGGTAACACTGAGCTGAAGGCTCTTCTCAATAAAGGTATCAAAGCGTTACACGATGACGGCACCTACGCCGCCATCCAGAAAAAACACTTCGGTGACCTGAACCTGTACAGCGGCAAATAA
- a CDS encoding ligase-associated DNA damage response exonuclease codes for MDLVVARPEGLYCPPGDFYIDPWRPVQRAVITHGHGDHARTGSSHYLAAASGEGILRWRLGQDINLQTLQYGEALNHHGVTLSLHPAGHVLGSAQVRLEYRGEVWVASGDYKVEPDGTCAAFEPVRCHTFITESTFGLPIYRWAPQAQIFAGINDWWRANAAQGKASVLFAYAFGKAQRILHGIDSSIGPILAHGSVEPLNRVYRAGGNHIPPTQYAGDFKKTDPALRQALIIAPPSAGGSTWMKRFGDYSDAFASGWMMLRGPRRRRGVDRGFVLSDHADWPGLLWAIEQTGAERVMVTHGSVPILVRYLREQGLDAQGFDTEYGEEDDAPAQAEESTA; via the coding sequence ATGGATCTCGTCGTCGCGCGCCCCGAAGGCCTGTATTGCCCACCCGGTGATTTCTACATCGACCCCTGGCGCCCGGTGCAACGCGCAGTGATCACCCACGGCCACGGCGACCATGCCCGTACCGGCAGCAGCCATTACCTGGCGGCCGCGAGTGGCGAGGGCATATTGCGCTGGCGCCTGGGCCAGGACATCAATCTGCAGACGCTGCAATACGGCGAAGCGCTCAACCACCACGGCGTGACCCTCAGCCTGCATCCGGCCGGGCATGTGCTGGGCTCGGCGCAGGTGCGCCTGGAGTACCGTGGCGAAGTGTGGGTGGCTTCCGGTGACTACAAGGTCGAACCCGACGGCACCTGTGCGGCCTTCGAACCGGTGCGCTGCCATACCTTCATCACCGAATCGACCTTCGGCCTGCCGATCTATCGCTGGGCGCCCCAGGCGCAGATCTTTGCCGGAATCAACGACTGGTGGCGCGCCAACGCGGCCCAGGGCAAGGCCAGCGTGCTGTTCGCCTATGCCTTCGGCAAGGCCCAGCGCATCCTGCACGGCATCGATTCGAGCATCGGCCCGATCCTCGCCCACGGCTCGGTCGAACCGCTCAATCGCGTCTACCGCGCCGGCGGCAATCATATTCCGCCCACCCAGTACGCCGGTGATTTCAAGAAAACCGACCCGGCCTTGCGTCAGGCACTGATCATTGCCCCGCCCTCGGCTGGCGGCAGTACCTGGATGAAGCGTTTCGGCGACTACAGCGACGCCTTCGCCAGTGGCTGGATGATGCTGCGCGGCCCCCGTCGCCGACGCGGAGTGGACCGTGGCTTCGTACTCTCCGACCACGCCGACTGGCCGGGCCTGCTGTGGGCCATCGAACAGACCGGTGCCGAACGAGTGATGGTCACCCACGGCTCGGTGCCGATCCTGGTGCGCTACCTGCGTGAGCAGGGCCTGGATGCCCAGGGCTTCGACACCGAGTACGGCGAGGAAGACGACGCCCCCGCACAAGCCGAGGAGAGCACGGCATGA
- a CDS encoding DEAD/DEAH box helicase yields the protein MFSELPLHERLLKAVEELKFAEPTPVQAAAIPLALQGHDLRVTAQTGSGKTAAFVLPILNRLIGPAQRRVDIRALILLPTRELAQQTLKEVERFAQFTFLKAGLITGGEDFKVQAAMLRKVPDILIGTPGRMLEHLNAGHLELDKVEVLVFDEADRMLDMGFAEDVERLTDECPNRQQTLLFSATTGGNALREMTQKVLREPKHLLLNQVSELAEGIRQQVITADHDQHKEALIHWLVTNETFQKAIIFTNTKAWADRLYGRLVAQDIKAFVLHGDKDQKDRKAAIDRFKQGGSKVLVATDVAARGLDIEGLDLVINFDMPRSGDDYVHRVGRTGRAGGEGLAISLITHNDWNLMSSIERYLKQSFERRVIKELKGTYSGPKKVKASGKAAGTKKKKTEAKGDKKKAPAKRKPASKPKSELVSQDGLAPLKKRKAPAAE from the coding sequence GTGTTTTCCGAATTGCCCCTGCACGAACGCCTGCTCAAAGCCGTGGAAGAGCTGAAGTTTGCCGAGCCCACGCCTGTGCAGGCTGCGGCCATCCCCCTGGCATTGCAAGGGCACGACCTGCGTGTGACGGCGCAGACTGGCAGCGGCAAGACCGCTGCATTCGTATTGCCGATTCTCAACCGCCTGATCGGCCCGGCCCAGCGCCGCGTCGACATTCGCGCGCTGATCCTGCTTCCGACCCGCGAGCTGGCCCAGCAGACCCTCAAGGAAGTCGAGCGCTTCGCGCAGTTCACCTTCCTCAAGGCCGGGCTGATCACCGGCGGCGAAGACTTCAAGGTCCAGGCTGCCATGCTGCGCAAGGTGCCGGACATCCTCATCGGCACCCCCGGGCGCATGCTCGAACACCTCAATGCCGGTCACCTGGAACTGGACAAGGTCGAAGTGCTGGTCTTCGACGAGGCCGACCGCATGCTCGACATGGGCTTTGCCGAAGACGTCGAGCGCCTCACCGATGAATGCCCGAACCGCCAGCAGACCCTGCTGTTCTCGGCCACCACCGGTGGCAATGCGCTGCGCGAGATGACCCAGAAGGTCCTGCGCGAGCCCAAGCACCTGCTGCTCAACCAGGTCAGCGAATTGGCCGAGGGCATTCGCCAGCAGGTCATCACCGCCGACCACGACCAGCACAAGGAAGCGCTCATTCATTGGCTGGTGACTAACGAGACCTTCCAGAAGGCGATCATTTTCACCAATACCAAGGCTTGGGCCGACCGTCTCTACGGGCGCCTGGTGGCGCAGGACATCAAGGCCTTCGTATTGCACGGCGACAAGGACCAGAAGGACCGCAAGGCTGCCATCGACCGCTTCAAGCAGGGCGGCTCCAAGGTGCTGGTGGCCACCGACGTCGCGGCCCGTGGCCTGGACATCGAGGGCCTGGACCTGGTGATCAACTTCGACATGCCGCGCAGCGGCGACGACTATGTTCACCGCGTGGGCCGTACCGGCCGTGCGGGCGGTGAAGGCCTGGCCATTTCGCTGATCACCCATAACGACTGGAACCTGATGTCGAGCATCGAGCGCTACCTGAAGCAGAGCTTCGAGCGCCGCGTCATCAAGGAGCTGAAGGGCACCTACAGCGGGCCGAAGAAGGTCAAGGCATCCGGCAAGGCAGCTGGCACCAAGAAGAAAAAGACCGAGGCCAAAGGCGACAAGAAAAAAGCCCCGGCCAAGCGCAAGCCGGCCAGCAAGCCAAAATCCGAACTGGTCAGCCAGGACGGCCTGGCGCCGCTGAAAAAGCGCAAGGCGCCTGCTGCGGAGTAA
- a CDS encoding M14 family metallopeptidase: MRQQTHALVSPVPGTARQIHSFHYGPQDLARKVYIQASLHADELPGMLVAWYLKQRFDELERAGKLKAEIVVVPVANPIGLEQVLMDTPLGRYELESGQNFNRHFVDLARQVGDELHDQLSDDPAHNAALIRSSLRRALERQVAMTQLQSQRLVLQRLACDAEMVLDLHCDFESVEHLYTTPEAWPQVEPLARYIGAQASMLATDSGGQSFDECFTLVWWQLRERFGERVPMGSFSVTLELRGQGDVSHAVASRDAQAIIHYLIERGLVDGEPVAQPELLYPATPLAAVEPVATPVGGLLVFCALPGEYVEAGQLIADIIDPISDAVTQVHAPQAGLLYARSLRRMATAGMVIAHVAGTQAWRSGYLLSP, from the coding sequence ATGCGCCAACAGACCCATGCCCTGGTGTCGCCGGTCCCCGGCACCGCCAGGCAGATCCACAGCTTCCACTACGGGCCGCAGGACCTGGCCCGCAAGGTCTACATCCAGGCCTCGCTGCACGCCGACGAACTGCCAGGCATGCTGGTGGCCTGGTACCTCAAGCAGCGCTTCGACGAACTGGAGCGGGCCGGCAAACTCAAGGCCGAAATAGTCGTGGTACCCGTGGCCAACCCCATCGGCCTTGAACAGGTGCTGATGGACACGCCCCTGGGCCGCTACGAGCTGGAAAGCGGGCAGAACTTCAACCGCCACTTCGTCGACCTGGCTCGCCAGGTGGGTGATGAGCTGCACGACCAACTGAGCGACGACCCGGCGCACAACGCTGCGCTGATCCGCAGCAGCCTGCGTCGGGCCCTGGAGCGCCAGGTCGCCATGACCCAGCTGCAGTCCCAGCGCCTGGTGCTGCAGCGCCTGGCCTGCGACGCCGAGATGGTGCTCGACCTGCACTGTGACTTCGAGTCGGTGGAACACCTGTACACCACGCCCGAGGCCTGGCCGCAAGTCGAGCCGCTGGCGCGCTACATCGGCGCCCAGGCCAGCATGCTGGCCACCGATTCGGGCGGACAGTCGTTCGACGAATGCTTCACCCTGGTCTGGTGGCAACTGCGCGAGCGCTTCGGCGAGCGTGTGCCGATGGGCAGCTTCTCGGTGACCCTGGAGCTGCGCGGCCAGGGCGACGTCAGCCACGCCGTGGCCAGCCGTGATGCCCAGGCGATCATCCACTACCTGATCGAGCGCGGCCTGGTCGACGGCGAGCCCGTCGCCCAGCCCGAACTGCTCTACCCGGCCACACCGCTGGCGGCGGTGGAACCGGTGGCCACGCCGGTCGGCGGGTTGCTGGTGTTCTGCGCGCTGCCCGGCGAGTACGTCGAGGCCGGGCAACTGATCGCCGATATCATCGACCCCATCAGCGATGCCGTGACCCAGGTCCACGCACCGCAGGCCGGCCTGCTCTACGCCCGCTCGCTGCGGCGCATGGCGACGGCCGGCATGGTCATCGCCCACGTCGCCGGCACCCAGGCCTGGCGCAGCGGCTACCTTCTTTCGCCATGA